A region of Oryzias latipes chromosome 18, ASM223467v1 DNA encodes the following proteins:
- the LOC101175110 gene encoding Fc receptor-like A isoform X2: MEVAQLCLMLSTLSISPERSQFRRYETIFLNCEANSTGWTVKRNTSMRFNQNCQYGWGIPEESSCRIDTAYPSDTGVYWCQNDHGECSNVVNVTVTESPVIMESPPYGVTEGDSVTLRCSYKEEHQDSSTSNFSANFYQDGEFLEEGKEGRMVLTSISRSSEGFYTCEHSSRRKMSAKSWLAVKAKVKLPEAPPTPDPPHIIWIRITAGVMVFVLHITVFLLCLYTYRRWARGRGVARK, translated from the exons ATGGAGGTCGCTCAGCTCTGCCTCATGCTCT CGACTCTGAGCATCTCTCCAGAGCGGTCGCAGTTCCGCCGCTATGAGACTATCTTCCTGAACTGTGAGGCCAACTCCACCGGCTGGACCGTGAAGAGGAACACGTCTATGCGCTTCAATCAGAACTGTCAGTACGGATGGGGGATCCCCGAAGAGTCCTCCTGCAGGATCGACACCGCCTACCCATCAGACACCGGGGTGTACTGGTGTCAAAACGATCACGGGGAGTGCAGCAACGTCGTCAACGTTACAGTCACTG AGTCACCTGTGATCATGGAAAGCCCCCCGTATGGCGTCACTGAGGGGGACAGTGTGACTCTGCGCTGCTCCTACAAGGAAGAACACCAAGACTCCTCAACCTCAAACTTCAGCGCCAACTTCTACCAGGATGGGGAGTTCCTCGAGGAGGGAAAGGAGGGGAGGATGGTCCTCACCTCCATCTCTCGGTCTTCTGAAGGTTTCTACACGTGTGAACACTCGTCCAGAAGGAAGATGTCAGCAAAGAGCTGGCTGGCAGTCAAAG CCAAAGTAAAGCTTCCTGAAGCTCCTCCCACCCCTGATCCTCCTCACATCATATGGATCAGAATCACTGCTGGAGTGATGGTCTTCGTCCTACACATCACGGTCTTCCTCCTGTGCCTGTACACCTACCGCAGGTGGGCTCGAG gtcGAGGTGTTGCCAGAAAATGA
- the LOC101175110 gene encoding Fc receptor-like A isoform X1, which translates to MEVAQLCLMLSTLSISPERSQFRRYETIFLNCEANSTGWTVKRNTSMRFNQNCQYGWGIPEESSCRIDTAYPSDTGVYWCQNDHGECSNVVNVTVTESPVIMESPPYGVTEGDSVTLRCSYKEEHQDSSTSNFSANFYQDGEFLEEGKEGRMVLTSISRSSEGFYTCEHSSRRKMSAKSWLAVKAKVKLPEAPPTPDPPHIIWIRITAGVMVFVLHITVFLLCLYTYRRSRCCQKMRNTEDGIAT; encoded by the exons ATGGAGGTCGCTCAGCTCTGCCTCATGCTCT CGACTCTGAGCATCTCTCCAGAGCGGTCGCAGTTCCGCCGCTATGAGACTATCTTCCTGAACTGTGAGGCCAACTCCACCGGCTGGACCGTGAAGAGGAACACGTCTATGCGCTTCAATCAGAACTGTCAGTACGGATGGGGGATCCCCGAAGAGTCCTCCTGCAGGATCGACACCGCCTACCCATCAGACACCGGGGTGTACTGGTGTCAAAACGATCACGGGGAGTGCAGCAACGTCGTCAACGTTACAGTCACTG AGTCACCTGTGATCATGGAAAGCCCCCCGTATGGCGTCACTGAGGGGGACAGTGTGACTCTGCGCTGCTCCTACAAGGAAGAACACCAAGACTCCTCAACCTCAAACTTCAGCGCCAACTTCTACCAGGATGGGGAGTTCCTCGAGGAGGGAAAGGAGGGGAGGATGGTCCTCACCTCCATCTCTCGGTCTTCTGAAGGTTTCTACACGTGTGAACACTCGTCCAGAAGGAAGATGTCAGCAAAGAGCTGGCTGGCAGTCAAAG CCAAAGTAAAGCTTCCTGAAGCTCCTCCCACCCCTGATCCTCCTCACATCATATGGATCAGAATCACTGCTGGAGTGATGGTCTTCGTCCTACACATCACGGTCTTCCTCCTGTGCCTGTACACCTACCGCAG gtcGAGGTGTTGCCAGAAAATGAGAAACACAGAAGATGGAATCGCGACTTAA